ACAAGTTTCACTGCGTTACCAATAACTTGATAACGGTGCCCAAAGGTTTTATGGTCATGAAACTAACCTcctgtctctctctccttatagtttcataaaaatattttcttttgtagtgACGTGTCACCTAATTAATGTGTATGACACCTTCGTGAAACTCCCATTGTAACTGGTGTAAGCCCTCTGATCCTGAACATGAACATAAGACCTAAAGCAGTTTGGTCTGAGGAGCACGTATCCTTTTATGTTGTGAAATGTTCATTCATCCAGTCAGGTCCACACACACCATGTGCTGCACCCAACACCTATATGATGAGTAGGATGGTCAAGGTGGCCTGTGACCATGCTGTCCAAGTGTCCATGCATGAATGGCACtccttaattaatcaaatcatGTACCTAAATCTCCCTGCAATTATGTATAAATCTAGCGTagaaaaggagaaggagaaggagaggttGTTGCCTGTATGCTTGTAGGTGTACTGGGGTCTTGAGGTGTGGGTTCTGTGCTTTTGTCGTAGTGTAGGTGATCGACAACAGGTTTGTGAAGTCGCCATCCACACGTGTGACTGCTTGCCTGTTCATGGTGTGTCCTTGATGTACTGGTATTGGTAATGGAGTGTATACTACCAGATGATTCGTCAGATTCTCATTGACGTGTTGCTAATCAGAATTAAAGTTCATCTCATTGAGGTTTTGCCTGATTTTTGATAATTGAAGCTGGGTGTCAGGTGCTGGAAGCTGTCTTTTATTCATCTGAATAATGGCAGATACAAGGCAGCCTTGATTCAGTTTTAATGAAGATGTACTGCCCGTTGAAGCCTTGATTCAGAATGATTGGAGTTGAAATGTTGAATGTTGCACCTGCTTTTGtgacattgaattttttttcttaggaTTAAAGACTATTTAATTCAGGGTTGCTGAATTATGGTTAAAAATGTGAAGGGACAAGGTCTGCAATAGTCTTGATCTGCCATAAGCTaacctcgtcttttcgcttttgcttatgcttataaacaaaaaattgattttttaatattgaacTTGGAGTTGTCTTTGGGGGTTTTCATCGttgtttattttcagtatttgcttttaaatcgatatatatatatatatatatataataattctgatcacaaattatttttcgtttacaaatattccgtttggttttttctctgtaaaaaccaaacaatcaccccgaCATGGCTTATTCAGTTCTGATTTCGGAATCTTTAGGACAAAGTCAACAaacaaggagaaaaaaagattatgAAGACGAGCCATGATCAAACAGGTCGTGATCAAGATAGCTCGAGAGAATCATATTATGATCaagaaagataaattaaaatagaaaatcgaGAAGGAGGTAAGAAGCATCGCATTAAATTCGACATGGATGGAACGGGGATACAAAGGGAGCCCTCCTCACTGATTGCATGTTTGAAACTCCAGCCCAGCAGGCTTACCTGTCAGGAGCCCACTGCCCATATATCGAACCATACGCATGTTTCCAAAATCCCCCATACCATACAGTAATCCACCAAGAAGATCAAGTCAAAATTGCACATAGGCACACACAGGTCAATACCAGACAGAGAGAAGAAATTAAAAGGGAAAGGACATGATCAGCATTCAGCATATAGGAACTAGGATGTTTTCTCTGATGTTGCCTTAACTGCATGGCCTTGCATCATAGGTGTAACTTTTGATTTTCATAACTTCCTGTAGGTCACAGTTAAGTCTGTTTCGATGATATGGAGTACTGCTATTAGTCTATGATAAACATTGAGTTTGGAATagtttctgaaatttttttttgctgtaatATATCTACAACAAAATGTGCAtcagtgcatgcatgcatacagaaaaaaaaaacatctgtACTAATTAAGtatgttataaaataatgaTCACTGACAGataaatcattttaaaattagttCTACTGCTGCTAATATAGTGTAAACATTACCggaagttttcaaaaaaaaaaatagtgtaaaCATGGTGTATTAAGGCACTACACCATGTGCCGCAATTAGGCAATTGTACTCAAAATCTACTATAGCACATTGCATTCATGCAATTGAGAGGTCTCTATAGCCTATAGGACCATCTCTTCTCATGAGTTTCAGGAGTAACAAAACcctctatatatacacacacacccTGCACTCTCTCAAACACACAAGCAAGTAGCAACAGCTAGTAGCACCAGGCCACTAGTATCACTGCATTTCTGCCACTTCTGATTAAGGAAAAGGAGAGGGTAGTGAGATATGGGGAGGGATcaggcagcggcagcggcagcagcagcagcagtggtgCATGAGAAGGTGAAGCTGTTCATAGGAGTGCTGGCCCTGCAGTTCCTGCTTGCAGGGTTCCACATTGTGAGCAGGGCAGCACTCAACATGGGCATCAGCAAGCTTGTGTTCATCGTCTATAGGAACCTCATTTCCCTCGCCTTGCTCGCGCCCTTCGCTTACTTTCTCGAGAAGTGCGTAAAGCGCCTTGTTTTAACATAACATTAATtcaattgttttcttttttttctcaaaagtaTAAACTGTTCAACACAACATTCAGTtgttctactttttttttcaaaattcaaaaagtaTAAGCTCTTGATGGTCTGTTTCTCATGGATGATGTCTATCCTCAGGAAAGATAGGCCACCATTGACACTCTCCTTGCTGGTGGAATTTTTTCTTCTGGCACTGTTGGGGTAAGTATATCGATTTctcttaaaaacttttttgatcaatccatatttttttattatactgaAGTTTTTGTATCATTGCATGGATTGTGCAGGATAACTGCAAACCAAGGTTTCTACCTCCTAGGGCTGTATCACTTGTCACCAACTTATGCTTCTGCAATACAGAACACAGTTCCTGCCATCACCTTTGTCATGGCTGCTGTCCTCAGGTGATGATCAGCTGATCAGCAATACACTGACTGAAGATATACAAGACCTGTGTAACATGCTAGCTTTCATGGAGTTTTGGCTGAAGATTAAGCTGTACATTGTGCTGTGTGCATGCAGGCTCGAGCAAGTAGACCTAAGCAGGAGGCATGGGGTAGCCAAGGTGGTGGGCACGGTGGTGAGCATAGGGGGTGCCACAGTGATAACCCTCTACAAGGGCCTACCACTGTTCCATCACAATCTCAACATCGAGTCCCTGTCCTCCTCTAGCCTAATTCTCAACTGGACTCTGGGCTGTGTCTTCATCCTTGGCCACTGCCTCTCTTGGTCTGGATGGATGGTTCTTCAGGTACCTAGTTATCTGCTAATGAATTCAGCTCATGAGCATGCAGACATCATGCATGGATATGATCTCCTGAATGTCTGAACTTTGCATTAATATTATTGACCTTTATggatgttgtttttttttctcattagGTGCCAGTGCTGAAGAGGTACCCAGCCAGGCTCTCAGTGCTGTCACTGACCTGCATCTTTGGGCTCCTCCAGTTCCTGGTCATTGCAGCCTTCACTGAAGAAGACCTGAGCAGGTGGAAGGTGAATTCTGGAGGGGAGCTGTTCACAATCCTCTATGCTGTGCGTACCTGCAGCTTCCTCATACATCTTGCTTGAGATCTACTACTATATATGCAAAGCAtgagaatatataaaacagAAATTAAATGCCATCAAATTCTTTCTGGTGGTAGGGTCTTGTGGCATCCGGTGTCGCGTTTGCTCTGCAGATATGGTGCATCGACAGGGGAGGGCCACTGTTCACCGCGGTGTTCCAGCCGGTGCagaccgtcgccgtcgccgtcatggCCGCCATCATTCTCGGTGACCAGCTATACACGGGAGGGTAAGACATAAGCTGTCCATGAACCTGACAAAGAAGATTACCTCAGTAAAAACGACATCTTTTCTCTGACACATCTGACCCAACGCtggactgtaaaattaaacatctgcAGGATCATCGGAGCAGTGCTGATTGTGATCGGGCTGTATTTCGTGCTATGGGGCAAAAgcgaggagaagaagagcaaGAACACCCAGGGCCATTCGGTGCAGGCAGGAGGCGACGACATCACGAGGCGTCTGCTCGGGCAAGAAGACGCATCTCGCAAAGACGAGGAGGCAGCAGTGACTGACGAGCTGgcatgatgaactgaagatcGATCAGGAACGCATGCATAACCGAGGGCGTTCTTCACCCGTAATATGTTGGAGCTAGAAAATTGATGTGTTGTCAGTGACTGTACTTTCTTTAACTATATTaatcaagaagaagaagatccaAGCGTGCCAGTGTGAATAACAAGCACTACTGGTCCTCACTCATCAGTGATACATATAATTGCTATGATCGAATCGATCTGTGTATATCTCAATCTGTATATTCAGAATTAAATATTGCCATCAGTCGAACAAACACATATACGCCTGCGTCGTTGGAAATTTGAGTGAATGATAACCTGTACCCTCCTCCTGGTCAAAATGGTCTCCCCTTTCGCTAACATGTTCTTGATCACTAGAAGATAGGAGCTGAATCAAAACCAAATGAACACCAAGCTGTAAACGTGTAATAAAGCAGATTAAACCGAGACATATATATCtcttctatatatatgcttgtgTCCGGATGGAGAATTACGGCGGGCGGGGGTGCATGCAGCAGTGCGAGTGATACGGACGAAACCACCAATAGCAGAATCAGATATATGTACACTGCACAGATTGCGatcgattttttttagcaaagaTTGCGATCGATAtggcatatatacatatcaatcgatcgatctcatctCGTCTGGATCGATCAATCCATGTGCTGTTTGCGTGTGTTTGTCGAGATTTGCATCGAGAGAGATTCATTGCTTGCGCCGGCCGGCAGCCACCAGCCATGCGTACGGCCGGCCGCGCACCATCGATCGCCATTGACGCTGACACTGGGAACACGACGATGATTAGGCTCATCAGGAGATACACACACATAGtgtatgtatctatatatatctccATCTACATTAGTATCTCTGCTCACCTTTTGGAAGACACGGCCATGGATCCGTCTTCATCGAGCTATACTTAATGACGATCATATCGATATgtatatgtgcatgcatgggccATCGAGTACCGATCGACGAGCACCATATATAATCAAGAATGAATTAACGATCGATGGGATAGATATGTTAATTATGTtgctatatatgtatgtggGATAGATATGTTAATCAATCCCTTCCTGCAATACTGAATTTTAGGAGTAGTAAGTATATAGTAGCTAgtgatatttttctctttgagATGAATGAACAATTAGCTTGTTAGTAACGATGACATGACAGATTAGGGGCACTGTTCCCCGGCTGGACTCACCCGACAGCCTGCCTGCTACGACCTGTCACGCTCGATCCCATATATATCAACCTTACTAGTACGTACAGACCAGAGGAAAATTGTCAGAAATAACACTAATCAATGCTATATACAATCGACGTTTATTAATTGTCTCAACTACTCTTTCCAGAAATCGATCAGAGGGAATTAAAATtgtcataattaattaatggtaGCCTTGTTTTGTTGCATAATAGTAGcagacatatatatgcatgcaagcTCACGCTTGTCTGAAAAATATGATCGCTTGATGAGCTAGCAGCTAGCTATTGTGTGTGAATCAATCATACAGTAGTTGCCTGCAGCCTGCATGGTTTGCTGATTTGCAGATAAAATTAATCGACGCAGGCAGCGACCAGATCGAGCCTGATCATCGATCGACAGGTACAGCACAGGTTATAATGCATGatcagatcgatcgatagCTAGCTGTAGCTAGggctctcgatcgatcgatgacgACGATGATCTCCTGCTGCAACTGCACGCATGTATGTATGCTGATGTGCATGGACAGTCTCTGCTGGCTCCTGTACTTTGCGTGCTACTAGACGACATTGCACAGCTGCATGCATCCTCGATCGATAGGGCATCTGCAGCGTGCTCTGGTAGCTCAAGGCCGGCCCATCCATGgagatctctctctctctctcgcgactgcatgcatatgcatgatcGATTGatcgaggaagaagatgacaaATCAGAACAGAGCACGAACGCATCCATCCATGTCCATCGTTGCTTGCTCGAGGCGAGGTAGCTAGATCTTGCTAGCTGCATACATGTCCTCGTCCTGTCCAGCACACATGCATACTGTT
This is a stretch of genomic DNA from Oryza brachyantha chromosome 1, ObraRS2, whole genome shotgun sequence. It encodes these proteins:
- the LOC102706786 gene encoding WAT1-related protein At3g18200-like; this translates as MGRDQAAAAAAAAAVVHEKVKLFIGVLALQFLLAGFHIVSRAALNMGISKLVFIVYRNLISLALLAPFAYFLEKKDRPPLTLSLLVEFFLLALLGITANQGFYLLGLYHLSPTYASAIQNTVPAITFVMAAVLRLEQVDLSRRHGVAKVVGTVVSIGGATVITLYKGLPLFHHNLNIESLSSSSLILNWTLGCVFILGHCLSWSGWMVLQVPVLKRYPARLSVLSLTCIFGLLQFLVIAAFTEEDLSRWKVNSGGELFTILYAGLVASGVAFALQIWCIDRGGPLFTAVFQPVQTVAVAVMAAIILGDQLYTGGIIGAVLIVIGLYFVLWGKSEEKKSKNTQGHSVQAGGDDITRRLLGQEDASRKDEEAAVTDELA